One window of Misgurnus anguillicaudatus chromosome 13, ASM2758022v2, whole genome shotgun sequence genomic DNA carries:
- the LOC129431434 gene encoding cytochrome P450 2B4-like: MWTAVSNLDACTVGLALLLGLISLVLYEMFRINFSRTQNPPGPTPLPFVGNLPSVWKNPMEFIKMMPKYGEMSTVFIGRKPAIMLNTIQITKEALVQNASSFSGRPHVPVLDWVTDGYGIVMAQFGHSWRQQRRFALHTLRNFGLGKKTMEERVLEEGQCLIAEMCKAKGTAFDPQHMIQNAVSNMICSIVFGDRFEYDNKSFGYLLKILNENIMMSGSFIGQLFNLVPFIKHFPGPHQIMRQNADKLKGFIREAVEEHRKTLDPDNPRDYIDAYLLEMEKQKSTEDSTFHEMNMVMTVCDLFLAGTDTTATTIRWGLIFLSQNPDVQERCHEEIVQVLGYDRLPSMDDRDKLPYTYATVHEIQRCANIAPLGAVHETTEPSKLRGYHIPKETQIMANLTAILSDKEHWKHPDTFNPENFLDDNKCFCKPESFLPFSLGPRVCPGETLAKTELFLFITCLLQKLRFSWPPGAESPEMDGIFSMVRSPQPFNIICCSRGANE, encoded by the exons ATGTGGACGGCTGTGAGCAATTTAGATGCATGTACCGTAGGCCTTGCTTTGCTTCTAGGCTTGATCTCTTTAGTTCTGTATGAAATGTTTCGGATTAATTTCTCCAGAACCCAAAATCCACCCGGGCCCACACCTCTGCCTTTTGTGGGAAACTTACCAAGTGTTTGGAAGAATCCAATGGAGTTCATTAAAATG ATGCCCAAGTATGGAGAGATGAGCACTGTGTTTATAGGAAGGAAGCCAGCAATAATGTTGAATACAATCCAGATCACCAAGGAAGCCCTGGTCCAGAATGCTTCGTCTTTTTCTGGAAGACCACATGTGCCGGTTCTAGATTGGGTAACTGATGGATATG GTATAGTGATGGCACAGTTTGGTCACTCCTGGAGACAACAGAGAAGATTTGCTCTCCACACACTCAGGAATTTCGGCTTGGGGAAGAAAACTATGGAGGAGCGTGTGTTAGAAGAAGGACAATGCCTGATTGCTGAAATGTGCAAAGCAAAAG GAACTGCATTTGACCCCCAACATATGATACAGAATGCAGTTTCCAACATGATCTGTTCCATCGTGTTTGGAGATCGCTTTGAATACGATAACAAAAGCTTTGGATATCTTCTGAAAATCCTCAACGAAAACATCATGATGTCGGGGTCATTCATTGGACAG TTGTTTAACTTGGTTCCCTTCATCAAGCACTTCCCCGGGCCGCATCAAATAATGCGCCAGAATGCTGATAAGTTAAAAGGTTTTATTAGAGAAGCTGTTGAAGAACACCGAAAAACTCTAGACCCGGACAACCCACGGGACTATATCGATGCCTACCTGCTAGAGATGGAGAAA CAAAAATCAACGGAGGACTCAACGTTTCATGAGATGAATATGGTTATGACTGTGTGTGATCTGTTTTTGGCTGGAACCGACACAACGGCGACCACTATCAGATGGGGTCTTATCTTTCTGAGTCAAAACCCTGATGTGCAAG AGCGATGTCATGAGGAGATTGTTCAGGTGTTGGGTTATGATCGTCTGCCCAGCATGGATGACCGTGACAAACTTCCATACACATACGCCACTGTTCATGAGATTCAGCGCTGTGCAAACATCGCACCGTTGGGTGCAGTTCACGAAACCACTGAGCCCTCAAAACTACGAGGATACCACATTCCCAAG GAAACTCAGATAATGGCAAACCTAACAGCGATTTTAAGTGATAAAGAGCACTGGAAACATCCAGACACTTTTAATCCAGAGAATTTCTTAGATGATAATAAATGTTTCTGCAAACCAGAGTCTTTTCTGCCTTTCTCCTTGG GTCCAAGGGTTTGTCCTGGTGAGACCTTAGCAAAGACCGAGCTCTTCCTCTTTATCACTTGTCTTCTacaaaagcttcgtttctcatGGCCACCAGGTGCAGAGAGCCCAGAAATGGATGGGATTTTTAGTATGGTTCGCTCACCGCAGCCGTTCAACATCATCTGCTGTAGCAGAGGAGCCAATGAGTGA
- the LOC129431433 gene encoding cytochrome P450 2B4 isoform X1 has translation MWTAVSNLDACTVGLALLLGLISLVLYEIFRINFFRAQNPPGPTPLPFVGNLPSVWKNPMEFIKMMPKYGEMSTVFIGRKPAIMLNTIQITKEALVQNASSFSGRPHVPVLDWVTDGYGILMAQFGHSWRQQRRFALHTLRNFGLGKKTMEERVLEEGQCLIAEMCKAKGAAFDPQHMIQNAVSNMICSIVFGDRFEYNNKNFAYLLKILNENIMLAGSLTGQIFNLLPFIKHFPGPHQKIHQNADKLKGFIREAVEEHRKTLDPDNPRDFIDAYLLEMEKQQKSAKDSTFHEKNMVTSVRDLFIAGTDTTATTIRWGLIYLSQNPDIQERCHEEIVQVLGYDRLPSMDDRDKLPYTYATVHEIQRCANIAPLGGVHETTEPSKLRGYHIPKETQIMANFTAILSDKDHWKHPDTFNPENFLDDNKCFCKPESFLPFSLGPRVCPGETLAKTELFLFITCLLQKLRFSWPPGAESPDMNGIFGMVRSPQPFNIICCSRGANE, from the exons ATGTGGACGGCTGTGAGCAATTTAGATGCATGTACCGTAGGCCTTGCTTTGCTTCTAGGCTTGATCTCTTTAGTTCTGTATGAAATATTTCGGATTAATTTCTTCAGAGCCCAAAATCCACCCGGGCCAACACCTCTGCCTTTTGTGGGAAACTTACCAAGTGTTTGGAAGAATCCAATGGAGTTTATTAAAATG ATGCCCAAGTATGGAGAGATGAGCACTGTGTTTATAGGAAGGAAGCCAGCAATAATGTTGAATACAATCCAGATCACCAAGGAAGCCCTGGTCCAGAATGCTTCATCTTTTTCTGGAAGACCACATGTGCCGGTTCTAGATTGGGTAACTGATGGATATG GTATATTGATGGCACAGTTTGGTCACTCCTGGAGACAGCAGAGAAGATTTGCTCTCCACACACTCAGGAATTTTGGCCTGGGGAAGAAAACTATGGAGGAGCGTGTGTTAGAAGAAGGACAATGCCTGATTGCTGAAATGTGCAAAGCAAAAG GAGCTGCATTTGACCCCCAACATATGATACAAAATGCCGTTTCCAACATGATTTGTTCCATCGTGTTTGGAGATCGCTTTGAATACAATAACAAAAACTTTGCATACCTTCTAAAAATCCTCAACGAAAACATCATGCTTGCAGGGTCCCTCACTGGACAG atttttaactTGCTTCCCTTCATCAAGCACTTCCCCGGGCCTCACCAGAAAATACACCAGAATGCTGATAAGTTAAAAGGTTTTATTAGAGAAGCTGTTGAAGAACACAGAAAAACTCTAGACCCGGACAACCCACGCGACTTTATCGACGCCTACCTGCTGGAGATGGAGAAA CAGCAAAAGTCAGCCAAGGACTCCACGTTTCATGAGAAGAATATGGTTACGAGTGTGAGAGATCTGTTCATAGCTGGAACTGACACAACGGCGACCACTATCAGATGGGGTCTTATCTATCTGAGTCAAAACCCTGATATACAAG AGCGATGTCATGAGGAGATTGTTCAGGTGTTGGGTTATGATCGTCTGCCCAGCATGGATGACCGTGACAAACTTCCATACACATACGCCACTGTTCATGAGATTCAGCGCTGTGCCAACATCGCACCTCTTGGTGGAGTTCACGAAACCACTGAGCCCTCAAAACTACGAGGATACCACATTCCCAAG GAAACTCAGATAATGGCAAACTTTACAGCAATTTTAAGTGATAAAGATCACTGGAAACATCCAGACACTTTTAATCCAGAGAATTTCTTAGATGATAATAAATGTTTCTGCAAACCAGAGTCATTTCTGCCTTTCTCCTTGG GTCCAAGGGTTTGTCCTGGTGAGACCTTAGCAAAGACCGAGCTCTTCCTCTTTATCACTTGCCTTCTacaaaagcttcgtttctcatGGCCACCAGGTGCAGAGAGCCCAGACATGAATGGGATTTTTGGTATGGTTCGCTCACCGCAGCCGTTCAACATCATCTGCTGTAGCAGAGGTGCCAATGAGTGA
- the LOC129431433 gene encoding cytochrome P450 2B4 isoform X2 gives MWTAVSNLDACTVGLALLLGLISLVLYEIFRINFFRAQNPPGPTPLPFVGNLPSVWKNPMEFIKMMPKYGEMSTVFIGRKPAIMLNTIQITKEALVQNASSFSGRPHVPVLDWVTDGYGILMAQFGHSWRQQRRFALHTLRNFGLGKKTMEERVLEEGQCLIAEMCKAKGAAFDPQHMIQNAVSNMICSIVFGDRFEYNNKNFAYLLKILNENIMLAGSLTGQIFNLLPFIKHFPGPHQKIHQNADKLKGFIREAVEEHRKTLDPDNPRDFIDAYLLEMEKQKSAKDSTFHEKNMVTSVRDLFIAGTDTTATTIRWGLIYLSQNPDIQERCHEEIVQVLGYDRLPSMDDRDKLPYTYATVHEIQRCANIAPLGGVHETTEPSKLRGYHIPKETQIMANFTAILSDKDHWKHPDTFNPENFLDDNKCFCKPESFLPFSLGPRVCPGETLAKTELFLFITCLLQKLRFSWPPGAESPDMNGIFGMVRSPQPFNIICCSRGANE, from the exons ATGTGGACGGCTGTGAGCAATTTAGATGCATGTACCGTAGGCCTTGCTTTGCTTCTAGGCTTGATCTCTTTAGTTCTGTATGAAATATTTCGGATTAATTTCTTCAGAGCCCAAAATCCACCCGGGCCAACACCTCTGCCTTTTGTGGGAAACTTACCAAGTGTTTGGAAGAATCCAATGGAGTTTATTAAAATG ATGCCCAAGTATGGAGAGATGAGCACTGTGTTTATAGGAAGGAAGCCAGCAATAATGTTGAATACAATCCAGATCACCAAGGAAGCCCTGGTCCAGAATGCTTCATCTTTTTCTGGAAGACCACATGTGCCGGTTCTAGATTGGGTAACTGATGGATATG GTATATTGATGGCACAGTTTGGTCACTCCTGGAGACAGCAGAGAAGATTTGCTCTCCACACACTCAGGAATTTTGGCCTGGGGAAGAAAACTATGGAGGAGCGTGTGTTAGAAGAAGGACAATGCCTGATTGCTGAAATGTGCAAAGCAAAAG GAGCTGCATTTGACCCCCAACATATGATACAAAATGCCGTTTCCAACATGATTTGTTCCATCGTGTTTGGAGATCGCTTTGAATACAATAACAAAAACTTTGCATACCTTCTAAAAATCCTCAACGAAAACATCATGCTTGCAGGGTCCCTCACTGGACAG atttttaactTGCTTCCCTTCATCAAGCACTTCCCCGGGCCTCACCAGAAAATACACCAGAATGCTGATAAGTTAAAAGGTTTTATTAGAGAAGCTGTTGAAGAACACAGAAAAACTCTAGACCCGGACAACCCACGCGACTTTATCGACGCCTACCTGCTGGAGATGGAGAAA CAAAAGTCAGCCAAGGACTCCACGTTTCATGAGAAGAATATGGTTACGAGTGTGAGAGATCTGTTCATAGCTGGAACTGACACAACGGCGACCACTATCAGATGGGGTCTTATCTATCTGAGTCAAAACCCTGATATACAAG AGCGATGTCATGAGGAGATTGTTCAGGTGTTGGGTTATGATCGTCTGCCCAGCATGGATGACCGTGACAAACTTCCATACACATACGCCACTGTTCATGAGATTCAGCGCTGTGCCAACATCGCACCTCTTGGTGGAGTTCACGAAACCACTGAGCCCTCAAAACTACGAGGATACCACATTCCCAAG GAAACTCAGATAATGGCAAACTTTACAGCAATTTTAAGTGATAAAGATCACTGGAAACATCCAGACACTTTTAATCCAGAGAATTTCTTAGATGATAATAAATGTTTCTGCAAACCAGAGTCATTTCTGCCTTTCTCCTTGG GTCCAAGGGTTTGTCCTGGTGAGACCTTAGCAAAGACCGAGCTCTTCCTCTTTATCACTTGCCTTCTacaaaagcttcgtttctcatGGCCACCAGGTGCAGAGAGCCCAGACATGAATGGGATTTTTGGTATGGTTCGCTCACCGCAGCCGTTCAACATCATCTGCTGTAGCAGAGGTGCCAATGAGTGA
- the LOC129431437 gene encoding cytochrome P450 2B4-like, translating to MWTAVSNLDACTVSLALLLGLISLVLYEIFRMNFSRAQYPPGPTPLPFVGTISGFWKNPMESIKMIPNYGEMCTVFIGRKPTIILNTIQITKEALVQNASSFSGRPHVPIIEWVTDGELGGIFWSQFGHSWRQQRRFALHTLKNFGLGKKSMEERVLEEGQCLIAEMCKAKGAAFDPQHMIQNAVSNMICSIVFGDRFEYNDKNFAYLLKIINENLMLIGSHTAQIFNLVPFIKHFPGPHQKIHQNAIKLKSFLMEAVEEHRKTLDPDNPRDYIDAYLLEMEKKQKSAEDSTFHEKNMVMSVSDLFLAGTDTTATTIRWGLIYLSQHPDVQERCHEEIVQVLGYDRLPSMDDRDKLPYTYATVHEIQRCANIAPLVVHETTEPSKLRGYNIPKETQIFANLTAILSDKDHWKHPDTFNPENFLDDNKCFCKPESFLPFSLGPRVCPGETLAKTELFLFITCLLQKLRFSWPPGAESPDMNGIFGITRSPQPFNIICCSRGANE from the exons ATGTGGACGGCTGTGAGCAATTTAGATGCATGTACCGTAAGCCTTGCTTTGCTTCTAGGCTTGATCTCTTTAGTTCTGTATGAAATATTTCGGATGAATTTCTCCAGAGCCCAATATCCACCCGGGCCAACACCTCTGCCTTTTGTGGGAACCATATCAGGTTTTTGGAAGAATCCAATGGAGTCTATTAAAATG ATTCCCAATTATGGAGAGATGTGCACCGTGTTTATAGGAAGGAAGCCAACAATAATCTTAAATACAATCCAGATCACAAAGGAAGCCCTGGTCCAGAATGCTTCATCTTTTTCTGGAAGACCACATGTGCCGATTATAGAATGGGTAACTGATGGAGAGCTTGGTG GTATATTTTGGTCACAGTTTGGTCACTCCTGGAGACAGCAGAGAAGATTTGCTCTCCACACACTCAAGAATTTTGGCCTGGGGAAGAAATCTATGGAGGAGCGTGTGTTAGAAGAAGGACAATGCCTGATTGCTGAAATGTGCAAAGCAAAAG GAGCTGCATTTGACCCCCAACATATGATACAAAATGCAGTTTCCAACATGATTTGTTCCATTGTGTTTGGAGATCGCTTTGAATACAATGACAAAAACTTTGCATATCTTCTGAAGATCATCAACGAAAACCTCATGCTTATAGGGTCCCACACTGCACAG ATTTTTAACTTGGTTCCCTTCATCAAGCACTTCCCCGGGCCGCACCAGAAAATACACCAAAATGCTATAAAGTTAAAAAGTTTCCTTATGGAAGCTGTTGAAGAACACAGAAAAACTCTAGACCCGGACAACCCACGCGACTATATCGATGCCTACCTGCTAGAGATGGAGAAA AAACAAAAGTCAGCCGAGGACTCCACGTTTCATGAGAAGAATATGGTTATGAGTGTGAGTGATCTCTTCTTGGCTGGAACCGACACAACGGCGACCACTATCAGATGGGGTCTTATCTATCTGAGTCAACACCCTGATGTACAAG AGCGATGTCATGAGGAGATTGTTCAGGTGTTGGGTTATGATCGTCTGCCCAGCATGGATGACCGTGACAAACTTCCATACACGTACGCCACTGTTCATGAGATTCAGCGCTGTGCAAACATCGCACCACTTGTTGTTCATGAAACCACTGAGCCCTCAAAACTACGAGGATACAACATTCCCAAG GAAACTCAGATATTTGCAAACCTAACAGCGATTTTAAGTGATAAAGATCACTGGAAACATCCAGACACTTTTAATCCAGAGAATTTCTTAGATGATAATAAATGTTTCTGCAAACCGGAGTCTTTTCTGCCTTTCTCC TTGGGTCCAAGGGTTTGTCCTGGTGAGACCTTAGCAAAGACCGAGCTCTTCCTCTTTATCACTTGTCTTCTacaaaagcttcgtttctcatGGCCACCAGGTGCAGAGAGCCCAGACATGAATGGGATTTTTGGTATAACTCGCTCACCGCAACCGTTCAACATCATCTGCTGTAGCAGAGGTGCCAATGAGTGA